One Tamlana carrageenivorans genomic region harbors:
- a CDS encoding bifunctional nuclease family protein, protein MSLVRLNIKGISYSQTQNGAYALILNEVDGDRKLPIVIGAFEAQSIAIALEKEISPPRPLTHDLFKNFADRFDVVVKQVIIHKLVDGVFYSSLICERDKIEEIIDARTSDAIALALRFQAPIFTYKNILDKAGIYLKVNPKKEDENQEDSVILDELVANEMEPNEQRDTYKGKTLEELQKLLEEAVATEDYEKAAHIRDEISKRE, encoded by the coding sequence ATGAGTTTAGTAAGATTAAATATAAAAGGAATTTCCTATAGCCAAACGCAAAATGGCGCGTACGCATTAATTTTAAATGAAGTTGACGGCGACCGCAAACTCCCTATCGTTATTGGTGCTTTTGAAGCCCAATCTATAGCCATTGCCTTAGAAAAAGAAATTAGCCCGCCAAGACCCTTAACACACGACTTGTTTAAAAATTTCGCCGACCGATTTGATGTAGTGGTTAAACAGGTGATTATACACAAACTTGTTGATGGTGTTTTCTATTCTAGCTTAATTTGTGAGCGCGACAAAATTGAAGAAATCATTGACGCCAGAACCAGCGATGCTATTGCTTTAGCCCTACGCTTTCAAGCGCCTATTTTTACTTATAAAAACATTCTTGATAAAGCAGGCATCTACTTAAAAGTAAATCCAAAAAAAGAAGATGAAAATCAAGAAGACAGCGTCATTTTAGATGAGCTTGTTGCTAATGAAATGGAACCTAATGAGCAACGTGACACCTATAAAGGTAAAACTCTAGAAGAACTTCAAAAATTATTAGAAGAAGCTGTTGCCACAGAAGATTATGAAAAAGCAGCTCATATTCGAGATGAAATTTCCAAACGCGAATAA
- a CDS encoding IS4 family transposase: MTNITLFSQIISKLDRSSFSKLVKAKGTDKHQKGFNSWTHLVSMLFCQFAKSQSVRDISNGLRSATGNLNHLGIQKAPSKSTISYQNKHRDWTLYRDYYYVLLKSFGQHPHLKRVKFKIKSKIFLLDSTTISLCLSLFDWAKYKTHKGAVKMHTLLDYDGNLPHYVNISDGKTADNKGAYDIPLISRSVIVADRFYNDFSLLNVWDSNQVFFVIRHKENIQFKSIKEKELPENRHHHVLKDEIIELTGAKSKTKYPKKLRRIAVWDDKNNQEIELITNQMSWTANTISQLYKARWDIEIFFRDIKQQLHIKSFIGTSENAVMIQIWTALITILILKALKANAKYNWYLSNLVAFIRLNLFVKVDLQKWIDSPFNEQPPPKQNYTQGVLF, translated from the coding sequence ATGACAAATATAACATTGTTCTCTCAGATAATCTCCAAATTAGACCGTTCTAGTTTTTCTAAACTTGTAAAAGCCAAGGGAACAGATAAACATCAAAAAGGATTTAATAGTTGGACACATTTAGTCTCCATGTTGTTTTGTCAATTTGCAAAAAGTCAATCCGTCCGAGATATAAGTAATGGACTTCGCTCTGCCACAGGAAACCTTAATCATTTAGGCATACAGAAAGCACCTTCTAAATCAACGATAAGCTATCAAAACAAACATCGAGACTGGACGCTTTATCGAGATTACTACTATGTTCTTTTAAAAAGTTTTGGACAGCACCCTCACTTAAAACGTGTTAAATTCAAAATTAAATCCAAGATATTTCTATTAGATTCTACAACGATAAGTCTATGTTTAAGTCTCTTTGATTGGGCAAAATACAAAACCCACAAAGGAGCTGTAAAAATGCACACCTTGCTTGATTATGATGGTAATTTACCGCACTATGTAAATATTAGCGATGGTAAAACAGCAGATAATAAAGGAGCTTACGATATTCCTTTGATTAGCCGTTCGGTTATTGTCGCAGATCGATTTTATAATGATTTTTCGTTACTTAACGTTTGGGACAGCAACCAAGTGTTTTTTGTAATTAGGCACAAAGAAAACATCCAATTTAAGAGTATTAAAGAAAAAGAATTGCCAGAAAATAGACATCATCATGTTTTAAAAGATGAAATCATTGAGCTAACAGGGGCTAAATCAAAAACAAAATACCCAAAGAAGCTACGTAGAATAGCTGTATGGGACGATAAAAATAACCAGGAAATAGAACTTATTACCAACCAAATGTCTTGGACAGCAAACACAATTAGCCAACTCTACAAAGCTAGATGGGATATTGAGATATTCTTTAGAGACATCAAACAACAGCTACATATTAAATCGTTTATAGGAACTTCTGAAAATGCCGTAATGATACAAATATGGACGGCTCTTATTACTATACTCATCCTAAAAGCCTTAAAAGCAAATGCAAAATATAATTGGTACTTGTCCAATTTAGTAGCTTTTATAAGACTTAACCTTTTTGTCAAAGTGGATTTGCAAAAATGGATTGATAGCCCTTTTAACGAGCAGCCTCCCCCCAAACAAAATTATACACAAGGGGTTCTTTTTTGA
- a CDS encoding dihydrofolate reductase, whose amino-acid sequence MFGKKKPTPQIDKEQLELIKNAQKRIKQKKKLYFHFVLFLIGSAFLILANTVLGMGTELTEILGAEWFVFAILIWSFFFVYHAFNVYVTHKFMGKDWEQKQLAKLVDKQKKRIEQLQAGLPKEEVVKKTSEIKAAIAPTKTTPNQELTIIVAAAENNAIGKDNKLIWHLSDDLKRFKSLTSGHHIIMGRKTFESFPKPLPNRTHVVISRQQDYTVPQGVIVVNSLQEAIDFCKNDPQPYIIGGGQIYEQALTVADKIELTRVHKSFEADTFFPEIDKKIWKETQLKFHPTDDKNEYEFSFITYVRK is encoded by the coding sequence ATGTTCGGCAAAAAAAAACCAACCCCACAAATAGACAAAGAGCAATTAGAACTTATTAAAAATGCTCAAAAACGTATTAAACAAAAAAAGAAGCTATATTTCCACTTTGTTTTATTCTTAATTGGTAGTGCCTTTTTAATACTTGCCAATACCGTTCTAGGTATGGGTACAGAATTAACAGAGATTTTGGGTGCCGAATGGTTTGTTTTTGCTATCCTTATTTGGTCATTTTTTTTTGTGTATCACGCCTTTAATGTGTACGTTACTCATAAATTTATGGGTAAAGACTGGGAACAAAAGCAATTAGCTAAACTGGTAGACAAGCAAAAAAAGCGTATTGAACAACTGCAGGCGGGACTACCTAAGGAAGAGGTCGTAAAGAAAACCTCAGAAATTAAAGCCGCTATAGCACCTACAAAAACGACTCCAAACCAAGAACTTACTATTATTGTCGCTGCCGCGGAAAACAACGCGATAGGAAAAGACAATAAATTAATTTGGCATTTAAGTGACGATTTAAAACGATTTAAAAGTTTAACTAGCGGACACCATATTATCATGGGACGTAAAACCTTTGAAAGCTTTCCGAAACCACTACCAAATCGTACACATGTTGTAATTAGCAGACAACAAGATTACACAGTACCGCAAGGCGTTATTGTTGTAAACAGTCTTCAAGAGGCTATTGATTTTTGTAAAAACGACCCACAACCATACATTATTGGCGGTGGCCAAATTTATGAACAAGCCTTAACGGTAGCCGATAAAATTGAATTGACTCGTGTACATAAAAGCTTTGAAGCCGATACCTTTTTTCCTGAAATTGATAAAAAGATATGGAAAGAAACCCAACTTAAGTTTCATCCTACCGATGATAAAAATGAATACGAATTTTCATTTATCACTTACGTTAGAAAATAA
- a CDS encoding NupC/NupG family nucleoside CNT transporter, whose amino-acid sequence MKKLFLGIATIFLLTSTLGYAQETQNNIVTEAVQQSIATDSTQTLIEHINEEIRQTHTTEPAKASISNPIQPSQGFSISSLWRGVLGMISLIALAFLFSSNRKAINWKTVGIGLSFQLIIAIGVLKVPFIQNIFKYLGKAFNKILTFTEAGTEFLFKSFISGTIESPLINFAVTILPTIIFFSALTSVLFYLGIIQKVVKAMAWLLSKLLGISGAESLSVAGNIFLGQTEAPLMIKAYLEKMNKSEILLVMIGGMATVAGGVLAAYIQFLGGDDMQLREFFAKHLLAASVMAAPGAIVISKILYPQTEAIETDVMVSKQKIGDNILDSIAIGTTEGFKLAANVAAMLLVFVAFIAMLNYGLLKIGSIGNFNLWVSENTPYNALSLEAVLGTVFAPLMWLIGVAKEDIMMMGQLLGIKLAASEFVGYIQLSELKNTANAIHLNYEKSVIMATYMLCGFANFASIGIQIGGIGSLAPGQRKTLSQFGMKALIGGTIASLISATIAGMIIG is encoded by the coding sequence ATGAAAAAGTTGTTTTTGGGTATTGCTACCATTTTTTTATTAACATCAACACTAGGGTATGCCCAAGAAACACAAAACAACATTGTTACTGAAGCCGTTCAACAAAGTATTGCTACAGATTCCACACAAACACTTATAGAGCATATCAATGAAGAAATTAGGCAAACGCATACTACTGAACCTGCAAAAGCCAGTATAAGCAACCCCATTCAACCAAGTCAAGGTTTTTCCATAAGCAGTTTATGGCGCGGTGTTTTAGGAATGATTTCACTTATTGCGCTTGCTTTTTTATTCAGCAGCAACCGCAAAGCCATCAATTGGAAAACCGTTGGTATTGGTTTATCCTTTCAATTGATAATAGCTATTGGCGTTTTAAAAGTTCCGTTTATTCAAAACATCTTTAAATATCTAGGAAAGGCCTTCAATAAAATATTAACCTTTACAGAAGCTGGCACCGAATTCTTATTCAAATCATTTATATCGGGCACCATTGAAAGTCCGCTTATAAATTTTGCGGTCACGATATTACCAACTATTATATTCTTTTCTGCCCTAACCTCGGTACTTTTCTACCTGGGTATCATACAAAAAGTAGTAAAAGCTATGGCTTGGTTACTCTCTAAACTATTGGGGATTTCGGGAGCTGAAAGCTTAAGTGTTGCCGGAAATATCTTTTTAGGACAAACCGAAGCGCCCTTAATGATAAAAGCCTACTTGGAAAAGATGAATAAATCGGAAATTCTTCTGGTTATGATAGGCGGAATGGCTACTGTTGCCGGTGGTGTACTTGCTGCTTACATTCAGTTTTTGGGTGGTGACGACATGCAATTGCGTGAATTTTTTGCCAAACACTTACTTGCAGCCTCCGTTATGGCTGCGCCAGGAGCCATTGTCATTTCTAAAATATTATACCCACAAACCGAAGCCATAGAAACCGATGTTATGGTTTCTAAACAGAAAATTGGCGACAACATTCTAGATTCTATCGCTATTGGAACTACCGAAGGGTTTAAACTTGCAGCCAATGTGGCGGCCATGCTTTTAGTATTTGTAGCCTTTATTGCCATGTTAAACTACGGCCTTTTAAAAATTGGTAGTATAGGAAATTTTAATTTGTGGGTTAGCGAAAACACACCTTACAATGCCTTGTCTCTTGAAGCGGTTTTAGGAACTGTTTTTGCCCCACTAATGTGGCTTATAGGTGTTGCCAAGGAAGACATTATGATGATGGGGCAACTGCTAGGTATTAAATTAGCAGCCAGTGAATTTGTAGGTTACATTCAGCTTAGTGAATTAAAAAACACAGCAAACGCGATCCATCTTAATTACGAAAAATCGGTGATTATGGCTACCTATATGCTTTGCGGTTTTGCAAATTTTGCTTCTATAGGCATACAAATTGGAGGCATAGGTTCCTTAGCTCCTGGGCAACGTAAAACCCTATCGCAATTTGGCATGAAAGCTTTAATTGGCGGCACAATCGCTTCTTTAATTTCGGCTACCATTGCAGGGATGATTATTGGGTAA
- a CDS encoding electron transfer flavoprotein subunit beta/FixA family protein, protein MKILVCISHVPDTTSKINFTDDNTAFDSTGVQFVINPNDEFGLTRAMWFKEKQGAQVTVVNVGTADTEPTLRKALAIGADAAIRVNTPATDGFSVAKQLAHVAKEGAYDLIIAGRESIDYNGGMVPGMLAGLIDANFVNNCIGLEVEGTSAKAIREIDGGKETVSTALPLVIGSQKGLVEESDLRIPNMRGIMMARKKPLTIVEPVSSEAETTSVAFEKPTPKGAVTLVSPDNLDELVNLLHNEAKVI, encoded by the coding sequence ATGAAAATATTAGTGTGTATAAGTCATGTTCCAGACACCACCTCGAAGATTAACTTTACCGACGACAACACGGCTTTTGATTCGACTGGCGTACAATTTGTAATTAATCCTAACGATGAATTTGGATTAACTCGAGCCATGTGGTTTAAAGAAAAACAAGGCGCTCAGGTTACCGTAGTAAATGTTGGTACTGCCGACACCGAACCAACTTTACGTAAAGCGTTGGCTATTGGTGCCGATGCAGCCATTCGTGTGAACACTCCTGCTACCGACGGTTTTTCAGTAGCCAAACAATTAGCTCATGTGGCTAAGGAAGGTGCTTACGATTTAATTATTGCCGGTAGAGAATCGATCGATTATAACGGTGGTATGGTTCCTGGAATGCTTGCCGGACTTATAGACGCTAATTTTGTTAACAATTGTATTGGTTTGGAAGTTGAAGGTACTTCAGCGAAAGCGATAAGAGAAATAGACGGTGGTAAAGAAACCGTTTCTACGGCATTACCTTTAGTTATTGGTAGCCAAAAAGGTTTAGTGGAAGAAAGCGATTTACGCATCCCGAACATGAGAGGTATTATGATGGCCAGAAAAAAGCCTTTAACTATAGTGGAACCCGTAAGCTCGGAGGCTGAAACTACCTCTGTAGCCTTCGAAAAACCAACACCAAAAGGCGCGGTTACTTTAGTTTCACCAGATAATTTAGACGAATTAGTAAACTTACTTCATAACGAAGCTAAGGTAATATAA
- a CDS encoding isoamylase early set domain-containing protein gives MAIKKQYLKTKPVCKVTFAIEAEAAKKVSVVGTFNDWNEKKAVLKKLKNGTFKGTVDLDTGNTYEFKYLVDGVYVNDTDADAYAWNDYAGAENSVLNL, from the coding sequence ATGGCTATCAAAAAACAATATTTAAAAACAAAACCCGTATGTAAGGTAACGTTTGCAATTGAAGCTGAAGCGGCAAAAAAAGTTTCGGTTGTAGGAACTTTTAACGACTGGAATGAAAAAAAGGCAGTCTTGAAAAAGCTTAAAAATGGCACCTTTAAAGGAACAGTTGATTTAGATACAGGAAACACGTATGAGTTTAAGTACCTAGTAGATGGCGTTTATGTTAATGATACAGACGCTGATGCCTATGCATGGAACGATTATGCAGGCGCAGAAAATAGCGTTTTAAACTTGTAA
- a CDS encoding thymidylate synthase — protein sequence MKQYHDLVKHVLEHGNLKEDRTGTGTKSVFGYQMRFDLSEGFPMVTTKKLHLKSIVYELLWFLKGDTNINYLTENGVRIWNEWADENGDLGPVYGHQWRNWNSDEIDQIKEVISSLKNNPDSRRMLVSAWNPSVLPDTSKSFSENVANGKAALPPCHAFFQFYVANGKLSCQLYQRSADIFLGVPFNIASYALFTMMMAQVCGYQAGEFIHTFGDAHIYNNHFEQLKLQLSREPRPLPTMKINPEVKDIFDFKFEDFTLENYDPHPHIKGQVAV from the coding sequence ATGAAACAATATCACGATTTAGTTAAGCACGTTTTAGAACACGGAAACCTAAAAGAAGACCGTACAGGAACTGGAACGAAAAGTGTTTTTGGTTACCAAATGCGATTCGATTTAAGTGAGGGTTTCCCTATGGTTACCACCAAAAAACTACACTTAAAATCGATTGTTTATGAATTACTTTGGTTCTTAAAAGGCGATACCAACATCAATTATCTTACGGAAAACGGTGTTAGAATTTGGAATGAATGGGCCGATGAAAATGGCGATTTAGGCCCCGTTTACGGCCACCAATGGCGTAACTGGAACAGCGATGAAATAGACCAAATTAAGGAGGTTATTAGCAGCTTAAAAAACAATCCGGATAGCCGTCGCATGCTAGTTTCGGCGTGGAATCCTTCTGTTTTACCTGACACCTCAAAATCCTTTAGTGAAAATGTTGCTAATGGAAAAGCTGCACTTCCACCATGTCATGCTTTTTTTCAGTTTTATGTAGCTAACGGCAAGCTTTCTTGCCAACTCTACCAACGTAGTGCCGATATATTTTTAGGCGTGCCTTTTAACATTGCATCGTACGCCTTATTCACCATGATGATGGCACAAGTTTGCGGCTACCAAGCTGGAGAATTTATCCACACCTTTGGTGATGCCCATATTTACAACAATCATTTTGAACAGTTAAAACTACAATTATCCCGAGAGCCGAGACCACTTCCTACCATGAAAATAAATCCGGAAGTAAAAGATATTTTCGACTTTAAATTTGAAGACTTTACCTTAGAAAATTACGATCCACATCCTCATATTAAAGGTCAGGTGGCTGTATAA
- a CDS encoding pyruvate dehydrogenase complex E1 component subunit beta — protein sequence MKTIQFREAICEAMSEEMRRDESVYLMGEEVAEYNGAYKASKGMLDEFGAKRVIDTPIAELGFAGVAIGSTMTGNRPIVEYMTFNFSLVGIDQIINNAAKIRQMSGGQFNCPIVFRGPTASAGQLGATHSQAFENWFANTPGLKVVVPSNPYDAKGLLKASIRDDDPVIFMESEQMYGDKGEVPEGEYIIPLGVADIKREGTDVTIVSFGKIIKEAYKAADELEKEGISCEIIDLRTVRPMDRKAIVESVKKTNRLVVLEEAWPFGSVATEITYLVQSEAFDYLDAPVIKINTADTPAPYSPVLLEEWLPNKDEVIKAVKKVMYK from the coding sequence ATGAAGACAATTCAATTTAGAGAAGCTATTTGCGAAGCAATGAGCGAAGAAATGCGCAGAGATGAGAGCGTTTACTTAATGGGTGAAGAAGTAGCAGAGTACAATGGTGCTTATAAAGCATCAAAAGGCATGTTAGACGAGTTTGGCGCTAAACGTGTTATTGATACACCAATTGCAGAGCTAGGTTTTGCTGGTGTTGCTATAGGATCTACAATGACTGGAAATAGGCCAATTGTAGAGTATATGACCTTTAACTTTTCATTAGTTGGAATTGATCAAATTATAAATAACGCGGCTAAAATCAGACAAATGTCTGGTGGGCAGTTCAATTGTCCGATTGTATTCCGTGGTCCTACAGCTTCTGCTGGTCAGTTAGGAGCAACACACTCTCAGGCTTTTGAGAACTGGTTTGCTAATACCCCAGGTTTAAAAGTCGTTGTGCCATCTAATCCATACGATGCCAAAGGCTTGTTAAAAGCGTCTATTCGCGATGACGATCCGGTTATTTTTATGGAAAGTGAGCAAATGTACGGCGATAAAGGTGAAGTGCCAGAAGGGGAATACATTATTCCTTTAGGTGTTGCCGATATTAAACGTGAAGGTACCGATGTAACCATCGTATCTTTTGGTAAAATCATTAAAGAAGCTTACAAAGCTGCCGACGAGTTAGAGAAAGAAGGTATTTCTTGTGAAATTATCGACTTACGTACGGTACGTCCAATGGATAGAAAAGCGATTGTAGAATCTGTAAAGAAAACAAACAGATTAGTGGTTTTAGAAGAAGCATGGCCTTTTGGAAGTGTAGCTACTGAAATTACATACTTAGTACAATCTGAAGCTTTCGATTATCTTGATGCTCCTGTTATTAAAATTAACACAGCAGATACACCTGCACCGTATTCTCCAGTATTATTGGAAGAATGGTTACCTAACAAAGACGAGGTAATTAAGGCGGTAAAAAAGGTGATGTATAAATAA
- a CDS encoding electron transfer flavoprotein subunit alpha/FixB family protein: MSVLVYTESEQGTLKKAAFEVASYAKAVADQLGTSVTAIAINANDTAELGKYGVDKVLQVNQPELDKFTAKTYAAIIKQAAEKEGTKVVVLSSSADSKYLAPLLAVGLSAGYASNVIEVPTNTNPFTVKRTAFTNKAFESIQINTDVKILGVSNNAFGLVENSASASAEDFSPEIPSAGVTVESVDRATDKVTIADAEIVVSGGRGLKGPENWGMIEELAEVLGAATACSKPVSDLGWRPHGEHVGQTGKPVASNLYIAIGISGAIQHLAGVSASKTKVVINTDPEAPFFKAADYGVVGDAFEVVPALIEKLKAFKAQQ; the protein is encoded by the coding sequence ATGTCCGTTTTAGTATATACAGAATCAGAACAAGGCACATTAAAAAAAGCCGCTTTCGAAGTGGCATCTTACGCTAAAGCCGTTGCCGATCAACTAGGAACAAGTGTTACCGCTATTGCTATTAACGCTAACGACACGGCCGAACTTGGCAAATATGGTGTAGACAAAGTACTTCAAGTTAACCAACCGGAACTCGATAAATTTACAGCAAAAACTTATGCCGCTATTATAAAACAGGCTGCAGAAAAAGAAGGCACTAAAGTGGTTGTCCTAAGCTCTAGCGCCGATAGCAAGTATTTAGCGCCGTTATTAGCGGTAGGCCTTTCGGCAGGTTACGCTTCCAATGTTATTGAAGTCCCTACCAACACCAATCCGTTTACTGTAAAACGTACGGCGTTTACCAATAAGGCTTTCGAATCCATTCAAATCAATACCGATGTTAAAATTTTAGGTGTTTCCAATAATGCCTTCGGATTGGTTGAAAATAGTGCTAGCGCTTCCGCGGAAGACTTCTCGCCAGAAATACCAAGTGCTGGTGTTACTGTAGAATCGGTAGACCGAGCTACAGACAAAGTTACCATTGCCGATGCTGAAATCGTTGTTTCTGGAGGAAGAGGATTAAAAGGTCCTGAAAACTGGGGTATGATTGAAGAATTAGCTGAAGTTTTAGGTGCTGCAACTGCTTGCTCGAAACCTGTTTCCGATTTAGGATGGCGCCCTCATGGCGAACACGTTGGACAAACTGGAAAACCTGTTGCTTCAAATTTATATATTGCTATTGGTATTTCTGGAGCTATTCAGCATTTAGCTGGTGTTAGCGCTTCTAAAACCAAAGTGGTGATTAATACCGATCCTGAAGCGCCTTTCTTTAAAGCTGCCGATTACGGTGTTGTAGGCGATGCCTTTGAAGTGGTTCCTGCCCTTATAGAAAAATTAAAAGCTTTTAAAGCTCAACAATAA